The sequence below is a genomic window from Pelmatolapia mariae isolate MD_Pm_ZW linkage group LG9, Pm_UMD_F_2, whole genome shotgun sequence.
AAATCCAGACAGCCACAACCTGGAAATGTTtgttcatttgcatttttttgtaatcacatttttatttatgaaatgatcagaaataagagaaaaattCATTTCTGCCTAGTGATTCAACACACACGGTTTCTTTCTGTAAGTTGTTTgtacttagaaaaaaaaaaaactctgagcAGCAGAAACCCATTAATAAGATATCCGAAGGCTGCTACCCTGTTTAAGCCAAACAGTTCATGGGTGTACAACTCCAGTTCATCAGTTAGCATGTAGGAAGTTGCAAATACATGAAATTAAAGACTTGTGGACAAAGCTGTAAAGTAGGCAACCTGGGCTCACTGTATGTGACACCCTTTACTTAGTTTTAATTGGTAAACCTGTCCTTTATTAGGACATATGAACATATCTTTGAACTTTGACATCTTACAAAGTCAcaactgcatcttcaaactctttaaataaactaaaaatccAAGCAAACTCTCCACTTACCCACCAGTGTCATATTTTGTACTGAATGTACAACTAGATCGTGCTCAAGCTGACAAAGTTAACATCTTTATTTACAGACTTAGATAATTAatcatttaaaacacaaaacaaagaacttgaagagaaaaaaaacactttgaagTGCTTAAGGCTTAAAAGAGAGTTCACCCaaatcagacagaaaaaaaactgaacttttagCATGAGTGAAGCAGGCATACATTATAGTGGAGAGCATACTGTTCATTCATAACAACGTTGTGACTTGAGTTTACACAGCCATCTTCATTTTGATTGTGGGATGTGGGTTGTAGTCGTAGATCTCAAAGTCCTCCGTGCGGAAATCATCGATTTTCTCCACTTTTCTCAGGATCCTCAGTTTGGGGAATGGTCGGATCTCTCGCTGAAGCTGCacattaaacacaaacaaacgtgtaagtttgaaatttaaaaaaagcaatgaGACATGCAAGAAGCATATTTAACTAACCCACCTGCTCTTTGAGAGGTTCAGTATGGTTGAGGTAAACATGAGCATCTCCCAGGGTGTGAACAAAGTCGCCCGGCTGAATggacagattaaaaaaatatatatcaggTGAGGATAGAGGGGACACTGCTGGACCAAACAGGTATCAAATATGACAAGAATGCTCTGGCCATACCTTGAGTCCTGTAATGTGTGCAATCATGTAGGTAAGAAGTGAATAGCTGGCGATGTTGAAAGGCACCCCTAATCCCATATCAGCTGAGCGCTGGTACAGCTGACATGACAGCTCGCCGTCGCACACGTAGAACTGGCAGAGTGCGTGGCAGGGGGGCAGCGCCATCCTAGGAAGGTCTGCAACACCACAAGACACGACAAAGATTTACCTCTTGTATAATTCTTCCCCAAATGAAACTTTAAGCAAAAGGTCTCCTTTGGCCTCACCTTTGGGGTTCCAAGCACACATGATGATGCGCCGGTCCTCTGGATTCGTTTTGATGGTGTCAATGACTTTCTGCAGCTGGTCAACACCTTGTCCTGTGTAATCTGTCCAAAGAATTGATGAAACcaggaaaaacatgaaaacttgaCATCTCTACAAATGATTTTCATTTACAGCAGCATTTCCATATAAGCTAACACCTGTAAAACCCACAGCCTGCTGTATGTTTTACAGAATTTCTGTGCATCTTTATGAAATATTCAGAATGACTAAATAAAGGGTGGCCCTCAAATACCTTTGAGTTTACAAATTAACTATAAAGTCCAAAGGTGGATGTTTCCTCATGCACTTCCAGTTATATGTAGTAATTCAGACAGTTACTTGTATAGCTGCCGCATCAACCACAAacaaacctgcattctttttctTCTACTGGGATAAAAATATGGACAAATAAAGGAAAAATTATATGCGTGGCTACAGTTTGGTGAGCTGAACTGATCCTGACAAATGACTTCACAGCTTCATTCAACTGGGTGAAAACTGTACCTGCATGCATGTCTGTGTACTCTGCACCAAAGTGCCTCCACTGGAAACCATACACAGGTCCTAGGTCACCCTCCTCTCTATCAGTGAACCCAAGGTTGTCCAGGAAGTCCCGAGACCCGTTGGCATCCCAGATCTTCACTCCTTTTTCTGACAACTCCTTGGAATTTGTTGATCCCTGTGACAGATTGCAAAAATATCAGATCTAATTGATACACTGGGAAGATTTTCAttgatttgtgtttcttttgttttcctgccAGGCTCACCCTGATGAACCACAGCAGCTCCTCAAGGATCCCTCTCCAGAACACTCTCTTTGTTGTCAACAGGGGAAACTGGTCTGTGAAAGATtgcaaaaaacacattaagtgaCGTTGCTGAGGAAGTAGGAAGCAGCTGTCATTTGCAGATGGGTATTTATGCAACGACTacctttattttatattttaatgttatGCCAGTTTATACTTGTAAGTCAGTTACAGTGGTTAGCAGACTAAAAGGTGcagatgacttttttttttttaaggaagacTTTTTCATATTATTTCATGCAGTCCTTCTGTTTTTAGCACTTTTAACACACAGATACAATGCCATACTAGCTGTAAACTGTACCTCTCAGGCTGTATCTGACTTGAGCGCCGAACAGGGACAGGACTCCAGTGTTGGTTCGGTCCCCCTTTAAGCGGCCGTTCTCCAAGATGTGCTCCACCAGACTCAGATATCCTTGTTCATCACAGAAAAATCCAGAGTGTTTCTGCTTCTCGGCCGCCGTCGTCAGCCGctgcttttcctctttctcacaGCTGTCCTGCTTCGGCAGCTCCCCGGCGTGTATTTCAGAAGTTGCGggcatttttgtaaataaaacgtTTCAGTGTTTCCAGCCTCAGAATCAACTGAAGAATTCCCGCTcactttttgcattttgttgAGCTCCCAGGCAAACTCcttctctgattggctgttctaTCGCTGTAGccagaacagccaatcagagaagGAGAAGATTTTTCTTATATGGAACTCTTCCGCATGTGCAACAAAGCAAGTTTTCACGTGGGCAAAACACCACTGCGCCCCTTTGCCCGCCAAATTAGCGAGTCGATCACGTGATTGAAAACTATGAATGGATAAGAGAAATTCATACGAACAAAAGTCACCCATTCACTGTTCTTATTTACGAGATGCAAACCACGGTTATTGTAGccaaataaacattaaaaaagcgTCTTAAAACCCGTCTTTTATTAGCTGGCACGAAAACTagagtttatatatatatatacatatatatatatatatatatacatatatatacatatatatacatatatatacatatatatatatatatacatatatatatatatacatatatatatatatacatatatatatatatatacatatatatatatatacatatatatatacatatatatatatacatatatatatacatatatatatatatacatatatatatacatatatatacacatacatatatatatacatatatatacacatacatatatatatatatgtatatatatatatatatatatatacatatatatatatatatatatatatatgcacacacacacacacacacacacacacacaactatatatatatatatatatatatatatatatatatataaaattcacaAAATTATTTCAAAGTACTTTATTCTATACAACATGCTGTTTTGTTcaaaactgtaaacaaaaacatactatgaaGTGCGATTCAAAAGTACTCCTGacataaataacaaacaaaatagaGGTTGAGGAGTGTACACTGTTTTATTGCATAGACGTTTAAAAATCTAAGCATCCAAATACATGAATAAGAACAACATAAACTGTGCATATGAAGGTTTAGAGGTCTATGCGGTGCATTTTCAAGTATTATACAGATCAGCTTAATTGTGCACGAGAAAACCTGAATGTCCTGGACTCTTCACTCTGCATAAAGAAACTGTTCCCATGGTGGTATGATCACATTACTCCATTCCTGTGCAGAAAAGAACTATTAAGTTTTACATTATGTAAGTGTAcagaccattaaaaaaaacaaaaaatataaataatataattagAGATTGATTTCATGTGGATCCAATTAATCTTTTTAAACAAGTCAATAAACAGAGGAATGCATGATTGTTTTTCTAGTCACATTATCATCTTGGATTGCAACATACTATCCAATCTGTAGCGATCGCagtgtaaagcgctttcaaATGATCGCAGTTCATTTGGGTCAAATTCAATTTGGAACTCTGCCAGGTGATGCTGGGAGCTAAATACTGCACTAAGGGTCCACAATTGTGGGATCAATACCTTTTATCTGCTGTTTATATAGTGTCAGAGCCTCTTGAGCAACATTTTGGATGAAAGCAGGGTCATCCACCTCCAGATCTGCTGGGACCAGTATGGTTACTGGGGCTGAATCCATTACAGAGACAGTGACACTGCTGTCTGCTTTAGGCTTGTTATTCTTTATCTGTTGCTGTGGACTCACCTAAAAGATGAGAAGAGATGAAAATGAAAGTAGCCGTCTGGCTCAAAATTGCAGCCTTGGCTTGTTGCAACCTTAATAAAAGCTTCCCAATTTATACAGCAAAGATAATGTCTACAGATGCAGCATCACTAACCACATACCAATATCACACTGAAGATGCTGTGTGGGTCCACTGTGCTATTGGACAGCTGACTGACCCAGCCATACTTGTCATGCATGCTGCTGAGCCACATCTGAGTgtctgctgtgtgtctgtggacCAGCTGCAGCCTGCCGTCATACTGCTGACGGGAGGCGTTTAGCAGCATGTACATCTCCTCCATCTCAGAGTGCAACTGCTGCACGTTGGGGCATGCTGTAAGAGGAGGCAAAATTAATCAACAACTATTTTAACAATGAATGAACCATTTAAGTAAAGCCTCAAAAATGCCCCAAACAAGTTGATTCCCATTTCTCAGATGTGaatgttctgtttttatgtctgctaaatcattTTAATTAGACCATATTGTTGGGTTTGGACTGGTTGTCAGACCCAACAAGCTATGTGGCATTGAGGCTCTAGGAAATTGTGAcagacattttttgttttccattgtTTTCCTTATTTTTAATATCAAATAAAACCCGCTAAATCTGTGTTATGCTCTTGCACTGTctgaaacacagttttaaactgtttatatgtgtctgtgtgggaaCAGTGGCAAAATAAATCTGGATTTACCCTTTAACAGATAATCCCTGCATGTCTCACACAGGTCTTGAAGCTTCCAGCACTCTGATGCTTGTCTGCGGAGTCTTCTGCACATATATCCGCTCTGCGGCGGTCCCATTGCATAAAACGAGCCTGTATCTTTGTAGGTGGACATGAATTATGTTACACACAAACAATGGTtgtctacaaacacacacatttaagaGTGCAGCGTTGTGCATCAGATACCTCGACTTGATTGCTGAACGTACTCTTCAGCTTCTTTTATCTCCTCAAACAAATCAGCCACTGGGGCACTGAAGCCTCCCAGCACGCTCTTCCCAATGTCAAGCACTGAGTGAAGAACGTGCTCCAAACCCACCAACCCAAGGAAGCCAGAGCTTGACCCTCTGGTCGAAAGCGTGCTGGATTGGAGCTCAGTAGCGAAGGTTTCTAGAAAGGCATGACCAAACACAGGTTGCATCTTCTTGGCCAGACCAATGCTCTGGTTGTACAAAAGGCTGATGTTTGACAACAGCTCACTGAACGATGCTTCAGCCTGCAGCAGCTCCATATTGGATTTGTCCTCTGTGACCTGCTTTTCAGCTGCGACACTTCCACCTGAATTCTCCTCATTTTTATTGTGGACCTGCTCGGCATCTTCTAATTTAGTGGCCATTTTCCTGAAAAACTCCTCTACctgaagggagagagagagattcacAGAGACATGTTTGCACCTTAAACATCAGTCCTAAAGAGATTCCTTTTGTTGGAATGTGCTGAAGTCAAACCTTGAACGAGAAAGAGGCGAAGCCGCGGCGACACGTAGATGTATAGAAGGCCTTACAAGAATCTTCCAAACATGGTCGGCACTCCCCAAAGGAAGATTTGGTTAAATCTTGACATTGTTGTTCGGCTTCCTCGagtttttgctgtgtttctttggccAGCTGCATCACCCCCtaaaatccccccaaaaaacagaaaactctgTCACAGATACATTCACTTTTAATAAACCACAGAGGATAAGATGAAGTCTGAGGCTCTGGCACACAGCCCTGCCCAGCGTTCTGAAAACACTCAGAAAATATAATAATCTACAGACAGTTAATTTATCCTGACTGCAGTAAAACTACACCCCAGACTCACTTAACCAGCTGCACTCCCACACTCATTATTCACTGTCTGCTTTGAGGTCTCTCCGTGTGACTTTGTCTTTGTGAAGCAGAAAATATGCGGTGGGTTTCAGAAAAATGCACAAGGACTGGCATGAAACCGTTTAAACACGATTTTAATTGCGGGTACATCTTACACCAGCCACAAATGCCGTGCAGGATTTTTGAAACTGGACGATCAGCACAgtgcaaaacaaacagaattcaCCTTCTTCTTATCACTGCTGTGCCTCAGTGCATCCATCAGGTGCCTGTgcttctcttctttcttctccATCATTTCCTTCACCTGCTTCACTCCAAGCAAAGTTCCCTTTAGTTCCTCATCAACATACTGCTCTCCAGCTGCGGAAAGCCCTGCACACACCGGTGGAACACACAATACTTTAAGCTCTGCAACAGTAATCACTGATatcttgttttttgcttttcttttccgTCAGCGAAGGCCTTACTTTTCAGTGTTTCCTCGCTGATCGGAGGAGAGTCGGCGGCACAGAGCATGACTTCAGCGATGAAGAGAATCTGAGCAAGAAACCTCCACATCCTGCCTCAAGCTTCAGAAAAGGAGaagaattaatttttttctagCAAAAAGAAACAACGACCACAAGGTGGTGCCAGCTCTCAAGaaaatttatatataatatttacagcATGAAGGGGAGTGGATAAAATGTCAGTTCATTAGTATCCAATATGAAATCAATGTCAAACCAATAAACATGATGAGCTGAACAGATCCACTAAGGCAGCTGTCAGTTAATCTTTTTGGATTTGTTCATTAGTATCACATTAGGAAATATGATGGCTTACTACCATAAAGTGCAGATGAATTATACATAAAGGTGAATATCCAAAAAATGTACACAACAAAACCTCAAATTACTACACAATTGTTTTCTTAAATAAGCTGAAAGCAACAGTAAGTAAATAGTAAATAACAGGAAACAACCgtaattgtgtgtttttgctctgAATGCTACATATTTACTTAGTTTATGGTGTCTTATCAATGCAAATTATTCCCATTAACCTTCAGTGAACACAGAGTAAGATGTCTTCCAGGttgcacacatttaaaatatctagttaaaaaaaaacaacagctgtaTTGCAAGTCACCTCCAATATCTCATCCAAGTCTGCTGTTGCACTGCAACTGTGCCATTCTGTGcaaaacacaaaccaaagaAATGTAGAACAAGCTTTTACCTTGAGAGCTCTGAAAATATCCAACTCCcgaaaaaaaagcagcagcttGTGCTTCTGGAGGGATGAGACTGACACAGTCTGGTTCCTCCGAGGATTGTTCTATTTTTATGGATCTACTCAGCAGTACAGATCCTATTAGTGCGTTTGCATTATTGGTTATTAAGCCTTATGCGCGCTACATACCTGCAGATCAACTTTAATGctctgtaaatataatatgcTCAGTTGTTTGTCTGTCTCACGCACTTAATGGTCTCTAACATAGTCCAGAGCCCTCCTTAGGTAAAACTTTATGCTTTAATCTCTATCAGCCTGACAGTAAGCCTGAGCCCCCTGCAGAGAATTGGCACACACACTGGCATGGTCTCAATCATGGGTTAAGCTCTGCACTGCAGGCCACAACAGGAGCAGGAGGACTGCACATGCACACGTGCACACCATACACAAAACAGGGTAACTGAAAAGAGGAAATACGGCTGCTCTTAGTTTAAGCTTTAACAACAAACTGTGTAGACTTTCAGTTTATGTTGCTTGTATTCTGTTTTTCTACCATTCCAGGCAGCCATTCATTTCTGTagggtataaaaaaaaatcagtagaaGACAGCTGTGTAATCCAGTCCAGGGAACGCTAAATATGGTTTACATTGATAAGAACCCTGACTCTACAATGTGCACTGTCATTTCAACTTCATGTAATACAGCTGTATGCCTTGTGATATGGTTACCTGTGCTGTAAATGTACTAG
It includes:
- the tyms gene encoding thymidylate synthase; its protein translation is MPATSEIHAGELPKQDSCEKEEKQRLTTAAEKQKHSGFFCDEQGYLSLVEHILENGRLKGDRTNTGVLSLFGAQVRYSLRDQFPLLTTKRVFWRGILEELLWFIRGSTNSKELSEKGVKIWDANGSRDFLDNLGFTDREEGDLGPVYGFQWRHFGAEYTDMHADYTGQGVDQLQKVIDTIKTNPEDRRIIMCAWNPKDLPRMALPPCHALCQFYVCDGELSCQLYQRSADMGLGVPFNIASYSLLTYMIAHITGLKPGDFVHTLGDAHVYLNHTEPLKEQLQREIRPFPKLRILRKVEKIDDFRTEDFEIYDYNPHPTIKMKMAV
- the LOC134634317 gene encoding clusterin-like protein 1 isoform X2; the protein is MWRFLAQILFIAEVMLCAADSPPISEETLKRLSAAGEQYVDEELKGTLLGVKQVKEMMEKKEEKHRHLMDALRHSSDKKKGVMQLAKETQQKLEEAEQQCQDLTKSSFGECRPCLEDSCKAFYTSTCRRGFASFSFKVEEFFRKMATKLEDAEQVHNKNEENSGGSVAAEKQVTEDKSNMELLQAEASFKTFATELQSSTLSTRGSSSGFLGLVGLEHVLHSVLDIGKSVLGGFSAPVADLFEEIKEAEEYVQQSSRDTGSFYAMGPPQSGYMCRRLRRQASECWKLQDLCETCRDYLLKACPNVQQLHSEMEEMYMLLNASRQQYDGRLQLVHRHTADTQMWLSSMHDKYGWVSQLSNSTVDPHSIFSVILVSPQQQIKNNKPKADSSVTVSVMDSAPVTILVPADLEVDDPAFIQNVAQEALTLYKQQIKGME
- the LOC134634317 gene encoding clusterin-like protein 1 isoform X1, producing MWRFLAQILFIAEVMLCAADSPPISEETLKRLSAAGEQYVDEELKGTLLGVKQVKEMMEKKEEKHRHLMDALRHSSDKKKGVMQLAKETQQKLEEAEQQCQDLTKSSFGECRPCLEDSCKAFYTSTCRRGFASFSFKVEEFFRKMATKLEDAEQVHNKNEENSGGSVAAEKQVTEDKSNMELLQAEASFSELLSNISLLYNQSIGLAKKMQPVFGHAFLETFATELQSSTLSTRGSSSGFLGLVGLEHVLHSVLDIGKSVLGGFSAPVADLFEEIKEAEEYVQQSSRDTGSFYAMGPPQSGYMCRRLRRQASECWKLQDLCETCRDYLLKACPNVQQLHSEMEEMYMLLNASRQQYDGRLQLVHRHTADTQMWLSSMHDKYGWVSQLSNSTVDPHSIFSVILVSPQQQIKNNKPKADSSVTVSVMDSAPVTILVPADLEVDDPAFIQNVAQEALTLYKQQIKGME